A genomic segment from Hypomesus transpacificus isolate Combined female chromosome 13, fHypTra1, whole genome shotgun sequence encodes:
- the kdelr2b gene encoding ER lumen protein-retaining receptor 2b, with protein sequence MNIFRLTGDLSHLAAIIILLLKIWKTRSCAGISGKSQILFSLVFTTRYLDLLTSFISLYNTTMKVIYIGCAYATVYLIYAKFKATYDGNHDTFRVEFLVVPVGGLAFLVNHDFSPLEILWTFSIYLESVAILPQLFMISKTGEAETITTHYLFFLGLYRALYLINWIWRFYFEGFFDMIAIVAGVVQTILYCDFFYLYVTKVLKGKKLSLPA encoded by the exons ATGAACATATTCAGACTCACCGGCGATCTTTCCCACCTAGCAGCCATCATCATCTTGCTGCTAAAAATATGGAAAACCAGGTCCTGTGCCG GCATCTCTGGAAAAAGCCAGATCCTGTTTTCCCTGGTCTTCACCACGCGCTACCtggacctcctcacctccttcataTCGCTCTACAACACTACCATGAAG GTCATCTATATTGGCTGTGCATACGCCACTGTCTACCTGATCTACGCCAAGTTCAAGGCCACATACGACGGTAACCATGACACCTTCAGAGTGGAGTTCCTGGTGGTTCCTGTCGGAGGACTGGCCTTCCTGGTGAACCATGACTTCTCTCCCCTAGAG ATCCTGTGGACGTTCTCCATCTACCTGGAGTCTGTGGCCATCTTGCCCCAGCTCTTCATGATCAGTAAGACCGGCGAGGCGGAGACCATCACCACCCACTACCTGTTCTTCCTGGGCCTCTACCGCGCACTCTACCTCATCAACTGGATCTGGCGTTTCTACTTCGAGGGCTTCTTCGACATGATCGCCATTGTGGCCGGGGTGGTCCAGACAATCCTCTACTGCGACTTCTTCTATCTCTACGTAACGAAAG TTTTGAAAGGAAAGAAGCTGAGTCTGCCAGCCTAA
- the daglb gene encoding diacylglycerol lipase-beta has translation MPGMVAFGRRWGIASDDLVFPGAFELFVRVIWWVGTLVLYTIHKDSFACPGGGVLHSYLVVLLVVLALIILSLCAIVYVSAQGTITNPGRRRSIPALVYLRALLYLPELVWACLGVIWVSGDSQGCEPAEVGAVIAAVVASWILLLSTAIGVLFVFDPLGSTGPKPAREELLGVRDLESSEGSQLLSTARSLAVRVWESRLRLLCCCLPQDESHRAAFSSIAQLVSGFFSDTDLVASDIAAGLALLHQEQDKMEHCRDPEDVLSHSPSSPIAEDLEAELEKAVHCMQFAAAAYGWPMYVYSNPMTGACSLSRDCCGSQTAEYDIVGGDNLGCHFSSILLSTGLQYRDFIHVSFHNQIYEIPFFVALDHKREAVLVAIRGTLSLRDVLTDLSAECEDLPIEGVSGTCYAHKGMSQAAGYIYKKLVNDGILNQAFSIAPEYKLVITGHSLGGGTASLLAILLRSSFPSVQCFSFSPPGGLMSKALADFSKQFVVSVVLGKDLVPRLSYPNMEDLKRRILKMVSNCNKPKYHILLQGCWYELIGGVPDDFPTEMDNRREEELSQPLLGEESLMVRRSSSYQSLASEDSPVHTAQLPLYLPGRILHLTEDGPSRRSCFSQVRYRAEWSTEAAFRSILISPRMMSDHMPDRVLQALQSLTRDRPFSLCPSSLSNSHLNVI, from the exons ATGCCTGGAATGGTTGCGTTTGGGCGGCGGTGGGGGATTGCAAGTGATGATCTTGTATTTCCAGGCGCATTTGAGCTGTTCGTCAGAGTGATATG GTGGGTTGGGACGTTGGTCCTGTACACTATCCACAAAGACAGCTTTGCGTGTCCAGGAGGAGGGGTTCTCCACAGCTACCTGGTGGTCCTACTGGTCGTGCTAGCTCTTATCATCCTCTCATTATGTGCTATTGTTTATGTCAGTGCTCAAG GGACAATTACTAACCCTGGGCGGCGGCGCTCCATCCCAGCACTGGTGTACCTACGAGCTCTTCTGTACCTGCCTGAGCTGGTGTGGGCGTGTCTGGGGGTCATCTGGGTGTCTGGCGACAGTCAGGGCTGCGAGCCAGCAGAGGTGGGCGCGGTCATAGCTGCTGTGGTGGCCAG TTGGATCCTGCTGCTCTCCACGGCTATAGgggtgttgtttgtttttgaccCCCTGGGCAGCACTGGCCCAAAACCTGCCAGAGAGGAACTGCTGGGGGTGAGGGACCTGGAGAGCAGCGAAGGCTCCCAGCTCCTGTCCACTGCCCGCTCCCTGGCGGTCCGTGTGTGGGAAAGCCGTCTCCGGCTCCTATGCTGCTGTCTGCCCCAGGACGAGAGCCACCGAGCCGCCTTCTCCAGCATCGCACAGCTCGTCAGCGGGTTCTTCTct GATACAGACCTGGTAGCCAGTGACATAGCAGCAGGCTTAGCCTTGCTGCACCAGGAGCAGGATAAGATGGAGCATTGCAGAGATCCAGAAGACGTATTGTCCCATAGCCCGTCCTCGCCCATT GCTGAGGACCTTGAGGCAGAGCTGGAGAAGGCAGTCCACTGTATGCAGTTTGCTGCTGCAGCGTACGGCTGGCCCATGTACGTCTACTCCAACCCCATGACCGGAGCCTGCAGCCTCAGCAGGGACTG ctGTGGAAGCCAAACTGCAGAGTATGACATCGTAGGTGGAGACAATCTCGGCTGCCAtttctcctccatcctgctcagCACTGGGCTGCAGTACAGAGACTTCATCCATGTCAGCTTTCACAACCAG ATCTATGAGATCCCGTTCTTCGTGGCTCTGGACCACAAGAGGGAGGCAGTCCTGGTGGCAATCAGAGGAACATTGTCGCTCAGG GATGTCCTGACGGACCTGTCTGCTGAGTGTGAGGACCTGCCCATCGAGGGCGTGTCAGGAACCTGCTATGCCCACAAG gGCATGTCACAAGCAGCTGGCTACATCTACAAGAAGCTGGTCAACGACGGCATCTTAAACCAGGCCTTCTCCATCGCTCCG gaGTACAAGCTAGTGATTACGGGCCACAGTCTGGGTGGGGGCACAGCATCCCTGCTGGCCATCCTGCTGCGCAGCTCCTTCCCTAGCGTACagtgcttctccttctctccaccagGGGGACTCATGAG TAAGGCGCTGGCTGACTTCTCCAAACAGTTTGTTGTGTCGGTTGTTCTGGGGAAGGATTTAGTGCCCAG GTTAAGTTATCCAAACATGGAGGATCTGAAGAGGAGAATCCTCAAAATGGTTTCTAACTGCAATAAGCCTAAG taCCATATTCTGCTGCAGGGTTGTTGGTACGAGCTCATTGGAGGAGTCCCTGACGACTTCCCCACTGAGATGGACAACAGGCGGGAGGAGGAGCTTAGCCAGCCCCTGCTGGGGGAGGAGTCACTGATGGTCCGCCGCTCGTCGTCCTATCAGAGCTTGGCGTCAGAAGACTCACCCGTTCACACTGCTCAGCTACCGCTCTACCTCCCCGGGCGAATCCTGCACCTCACAGAGGACGGACCATCACGCAG atcCTGTTTCTCCCAGGTGCGTTACCGTGCAGAGTGGTCCACTGAGGCTGCGTTCCGGAGTATTTTAATCAGCCCCAGGATGATGTCAGACCACATGCCTGACCGGGTGCTTCAAGCCCTACAGAGTCTGACACGTGACAGGCCATTCTCACTCTGCCCCTCATCGCTCAGCAACAGCCATCTCAATGTCATCTGA